One segment of Brassica napus cultivar Da-Ae chromosome C3, Da-Ae, whole genome shotgun sequence DNA contains the following:
- the LOC106361363 gene encoding uncharacterized protein LOC106361363 isoform X2 — MLRKSVLELSIKRFPRNLGSQRFHLRKASSTSGKNGVPGAKPVGKPDASKVPPPPPSVGKPDGSKGGSSKVVIGGAAIAGAFLVAYQTGYLDQYIGNEKQKLSELVKSDAVTVKVEESHHSSVSPGVEDSAGIGSSVDGKGETQPEVQSDIEVQPESDPTPDRYTYVSTPPENVVVKAEKSFPLSSDDSKTKSDASPEIISEAENVRMEAVPKPEDSTVISPQPGSVLSESEVESAAPKDPATEKASEDGIEREVKTPGSLLKEYNLDGNGTESNGSSPAGEQLTNETEALPNSTEGLKDGYMTQDGKLVLDFLDAIHAAEERQSHLEAQVFAEKLRTLKEKYENELRDLRARELMRIEEAAILDKELKREKTKAAAAIKSIQERMEDKLKTEIEQKESEAQLALSKAEEMAKAELTAAIVKEKAAQIEKMAEADLNIKALHMAFYARSEEARKSHSVHKLALGALALEDSLSKGLPIHKEISMLQSYLEGTHEDSVLDLVLSSLPEEAKSKGTDTTLQLNQKFDTLKGTLRHFSLIPPGGGGILAHSLAHIASWLKFKEVDQANGGIESVIKKVDNYLAEEKLAEAAAALEEGVKGSKAEEVVSEWVRLARNRAITEQAVTILRSYATCASLT, encoded by the exons ATGCTGCGGAA GTCTGTTCTCGAGCTGTCGATAAAGAGGTTCCCGAGGAATCTGGGATCTCAG AGATTTCATTTGAGAAAGGCCTCCTCTACTTCTGGTAAAAACGGTGTCCCTGGAGCTAAACCTGTAGGGAAACCAGATGCCTCAAAagtgcctcctcctcctccttctgtGGGGAAACCAGATGGCTCCAAAGGCGGTTCTTCGAAAGTGGTTATTGGAGGCGCTGCCATCGCTGGTGCTTTTCTGGTAGCGTATCAGACTGGCTATTTGGATCAGTACATTGGAAATGAAAAGCAGAAACTAAGTGAGCTTGTTAAGTCTGATGCTGTCACTGTAAAAGTTGAGGAGTCTCATCATTCGAGTGTATCTCCCGGTGTTGAAGATTCTGCTGGGATTGGCTCATCAGTGGATGGTAAAGGTGAAACGCAACCTGAGGTGCAGAGTGATATAGAAGTGCAACCCGAGTCTGATCCAACACCTGACCGTTACACATATGTTTCTACACCTCCAGAAAATGTTGTTGTTAAAGCAGAGAAAAGCTTCCCTCTTTCTTCGGATGACTCGAAAACTAAGTCTGATGCGTCCCCAGAAATTATTTCAGAGGCAGAAAATGTGAGGATGGAAGCTGTACCAAAACCTGAGGACAGTACTGTCATTAGTCCCCAGCCTGGTTCGGTTCTTAGTGAAAGTGAAGTGGAATCTGCTGCACCAAAGGATCCTGCCACTGAAAAGGCATCTGAG GATGGCATTGAGCGGGAAGTGAAAACGCCAGGTTCTCTCCTTAAGGAATACAATCTAGACGGCAATGGTACTGAAAGCAATGGATCCTCACCAGCTGGGGAGCAACTAACTAATGAAACTGAG GCTCTTCCTAACTCAACTGAGGGGCTTAAAGATGGCTACATGACTCAGGATGGAAAGTTGGTACTTGATTTTCTGGATGCCATTCATGCAGCTGAAGAAAGACAGTCGCATTTGGAAGCCCAAGTTTTTGCTGAAAAATTACGAACCTTGAAG GAGAAGTACGAAAATGAGTTGAGAGATCTTAGGGCACGTGAATTAATGCGTATAGAGGAGGCGGCAATATTGGATAAG GAGctaaaaagagagaaaacaaaagcaGCCGCTGCTATCAAGTCAATCCAAGAGAGAATGGAAGACAAGCTCAAAACAGAAATTGAACAAAAG GAAAGTGAAGCTCAGTTGGCTTTGAGTAAAGCCGAAGAAATGGCAAAAGCTGAGTTGACTGCGGCAATTGTTAAAGAAAAGGCAGCACAGATTGAGAAAATGGCAGAGGCAGATCTTAAC ATAAAGGCATTGCATATGGCATTCTATGCGCGATCTGAAGAGGCTCGCAAAAGTCATTCAGTTCATAAGCTTGCATTG GGTGCACTTGCTTTGGAAGATTCACTCTCGAAAGGACTACCAATCCATAAAGAAATAAGTATGCTTCAGAGTTACCTTGAAGGCACTCACGAGGACTCAGTCTTGGACTTGGTTTTATCATCTCTTCCAGAAGAAGCAAAATCCAAAGGAACCGATACAACGCTGCAGCTAAACCAGAAG tttGATACTTTGAAAGGAACACTTAGACACTTCAGTCTCATTCCACCTGGTGGCGGAGGAATCTTAGCACATTCACTAGCACATATAGCATCTTGGCTCAAG TTCAAGGAAGTGGACCAAGCTAATGGAGGCATTGAATCTGTTATTAAAAAAGTTGATAATTACTTGGCCGAGGAAAAACTAGCAGAGGCAGCAGCTGCACTTGAAGAAGGCGTTAAAGGAAGTAAAGCGGAGGAAGTAGTCAGTGAATGGGTGAGACTTGCAAGAAACAGAGCAATTACAGAACAAGCTGTTACAATTCTCCGATCTTATGCAACTTGTGCCAGCCTCACTTGA
- the LOC106361363 gene encoding uncharacterized protein LOC106361363 isoform X1, with product MLRKSVLELSIKRFPRNLGSPQRFHLRKASSTSGKNGVPGAKPVGKPDASKVPPPPPSVGKPDGSKGGSSKVVIGGAAIAGAFLVAYQTGYLDQYIGNEKQKLSELVKSDAVTVKVEESHHSSVSPGVEDSAGIGSSVDGKGETQPEVQSDIEVQPESDPTPDRYTYVSTPPENVVVKAEKSFPLSSDDSKTKSDASPEIISEAENVRMEAVPKPEDSTVISPQPGSVLSESEVESAAPKDPATEKASEDGIEREVKTPGSLLKEYNLDGNGTESNGSSPAGEQLTNETEALPNSTEGLKDGYMTQDGKLVLDFLDAIHAAEERQSHLEAQVFAEKLRTLKEKYENELRDLRARELMRIEEAAILDKELKREKTKAAAAIKSIQERMEDKLKTEIEQKESEAQLALSKAEEMAKAELTAAIVKEKAAQIEKMAEADLNIKALHMAFYARSEEARKSHSVHKLALGALALEDSLSKGLPIHKEISMLQSYLEGTHEDSVLDLVLSSLPEEAKSKGTDTTLQLNQKFDTLKGTLRHFSLIPPGGGGILAHSLAHIASWLKFKEVDQANGGIESVIKKVDNYLAEEKLAEAAAALEEGVKGSKAEEVVSEWVRLARNRAITEQAVTILRSYATCASLT from the exons ATGCTGCGGAA GTCTGTTCTCGAGCTGTCGATAAAGAGGTTCCCGAGGAATCTGGGATCT CCTCAGAGATTTCATTTGAGAAAGGCCTCCTCTACTTCTGGTAAAAACGGTGTCCCTGGAGCTAAACCTGTAGGGAAACCAGATGCCTCAAAagtgcctcctcctcctccttctgtGGGGAAACCAGATGGCTCCAAAGGCGGTTCTTCGAAAGTGGTTATTGGAGGCGCTGCCATCGCTGGTGCTTTTCTGGTAGCGTATCAGACTGGCTATTTGGATCAGTACATTGGAAATGAAAAGCAGAAACTAAGTGAGCTTGTTAAGTCTGATGCTGTCACTGTAAAAGTTGAGGAGTCTCATCATTCGAGTGTATCTCCCGGTGTTGAAGATTCTGCTGGGATTGGCTCATCAGTGGATGGTAAAGGTGAAACGCAACCTGAGGTGCAGAGTGATATAGAAGTGCAACCCGAGTCTGATCCAACACCTGACCGTTACACATATGTTTCTACACCTCCAGAAAATGTTGTTGTTAAAGCAGAGAAAAGCTTCCCTCTTTCTTCGGATGACTCGAAAACTAAGTCTGATGCGTCCCCAGAAATTATTTCAGAGGCAGAAAATGTGAGGATGGAAGCTGTACCAAAACCTGAGGACAGTACTGTCATTAGTCCCCAGCCTGGTTCGGTTCTTAGTGAAAGTGAAGTGGAATCTGCTGCACCAAAGGATCCTGCCACTGAAAAGGCATCTGAG GATGGCATTGAGCGGGAAGTGAAAACGCCAGGTTCTCTCCTTAAGGAATACAATCTAGACGGCAATGGTACTGAAAGCAATGGATCCTCACCAGCTGGGGAGCAACTAACTAATGAAACTGAG GCTCTTCCTAACTCAACTGAGGGGCTTAAAGATGGCTACATGACTCAGGATGGAAAGTTGGTACTTGATTTTCTGGATGCCATTCATGCAGCTGAAGAAAGACAGTCGCATTTGGAAGCCCAAGTTTTTGCTGAAAAATTACGAACCTTGAAG GAGAAGTACGAAAATGAGTTGAGAGATCTTAGGGCACGTGAATTAATGCGTATAGAGGAGGCGGCAATATTGGATAAG GAGctaaaaagagagaaaacaaaagcaGCCGCTGCTATCAAGTCAATCCAAGAGAGAATGGAAGACAAGCTCAAAACAGAAATTGAACAAAAG GAAAGTGAAGCTCAGTTGGCTTTGAGTAAAGCCGAAGAAATGGCAAAAGCTGAGTTGACTGCGGCAATTGTTAAAGAAAAGGCAGCACAGATTGAGAAAATGGCAGAGGCAGATCTTAAC ATAAAGGCATTGCATATGGCATTCTATGCGCGATCTGAAGAGGCTCGCAAAAGTCATTCAGTTCATAAGCTTGCATTG GGTGCACTTGCTTTGGAAGATTCACTCTCGAAAGGACTACCAATCCATAAAGAAATAAGTATGCTTCAGAGTTACCTTGAAGGCACTCACGAGGACTCAGTCTTGGACTTGGTTTTATCATCTCTTCCAGAAGAAGCAAAATCCAAAGGAACCGATACAACGCTGCAGCTAAACCAGAAG tttGATACTTTGAAAGGAACACTTAGACACTTCAGTCTCATTCCACCTGGTGGCGGAGGAATCTTAGCACATTCACTAGCACATATAGCATCTTGGCTCAAG TTCAAGGAAGTGGACCAAGCTAATGGAGGCATTGAATCTGTTATTAAAAAAGTTGATAATTACTTGGCCGAGGAAAAACTAGCAGAGGCAGCAGCTGCACTTGAAGAAGGCGTTAAAGGAAGTAAAGCGGAGGAAGTAGTCAGTGAATGGGTGAGACTTGCAAGAAACAGAGCAATTACAGAACAAGCTGTTACAATTCTCCGATCTTATGCAACTTGTGCCAGCCTCACTTGA
- the LOC106361360 gene encoding apoptotic chromatin condensation inducer in the nucleus, translating to MSSSPFPILDNRPIDKWKVTELKEELKRRRLTTQGLKVDLVRRLDDALRAEQQESQSLNTAATVAANQQAEITNATGGNVTPDQMQTTPVALVGAAFSTDTTPSAAETTPEPAVVKTTTEASAAIETTPPPVVSKPEVDAGDLDDVREVAGLDSSVVDDAKLQEPEVADVEDGVGSGVTATDALVADEASNKAQPTDSELEKAATDNQVSVVTGYEVKSDCISTDSVPTNEKMDNEIAADDVKLEQNVSKSQEPSTVIGESHPMDVEKVSVGGGVVSDAANAADMTKGNNNNIDAGDSEKLNLDRSSGDESMEDEPESKQTESVTSHEVVDKSEKNDIVDAGKVETPENKSHPLVASDKRKLPGNDQEAVGNNEPVKRQRRWNSGSVKVPEAQATNSVAPPTTTPRSTGLKSDFSRSDSSVSEDGPKERVVPPSSKEPTDSLRIDRFLRPFTLKAVQELLGKTGNVTSFWMDSIKTHCYVSYSSVEEAAATRDAVYNLQWPTNGGRLLTAEFVGSEEVKAKLEPPPPPQAKPQPQAQAPSRPPATTLPPPPPLAKAPPVIERLPPPPPLVAEEQEAPIVTLDDLFKKTKAIPRIYYLPLSDDQVAAKLAANNKK from the exons ATGTCGTCATCACCTTTTCCAATCTTGGACAACCGCCCAATTGACAAGTGGAAGGTTACTGAGTTGAAGGAAGAGCTTAAGAGACGGAGACTCACTACACAAGGCTTGAAGGTCGATTTGGTTAGGCGTCTTGATGACGCCCTTCGTGCTGAGCAACAAGAGTCTCAAAGCCTCAATACTGCTGCTACTGTGGCAGCGAATCAACAGGCTGAGATTACTAATGCAACTGGAGGCAACGTTACACCAGATCAGATGCAAACCACTCCTGTTGCTCTAGTTGGAGCGGCATTCAGCACTGACACCACTCCATCTGCAGCTGAGACAACTCCAGAACCAGCTGTGGTTAAGACAACAACTGAAGCATCGGCTGCGATTGAGACAACGCCACCTCCGGTGGTTTCTAAACCAGAGGTTGACGCTGGTGACCTTGATGATGTTAGAGAAGTAGCTGGTCTTGATAGTTCAGTGGTTGATGATGCGAAGCTACAAGAGCCTGAGGTTGCAGATGTGGAAGATGGAGTGGGATCTGGTGTGACTGCAACTGATGCACTAGTTGCTGATGAGGCGTCTAATAAGGCCCAACCTACAGATTCGGAGCTTGAAAAAGCTGCTACGGACAACCAGGTATCTGTTGTTACAGGGTATGAGGTAAAATCTGATTGTATTTCTACTGATTCTGTGCCAACTAATGAAAAAATGGATAACGAAATTGCTGCTGATGATGTCAAATTAGAACAAAATGTTAGTAAGTCCCAAGAGCCATCAACAGTCATTGGTGAATCGCATCCAATGGATGTCGAGAAGGTTTCTGTTGGAGGTGGAGTTGTCAGCGATGCTGCTAATGCAGCAGATATGACCAaaggaaataataataatatcgaTGCAGGCGACTCAGAGAAGTTGAATTTAGATAGAAGTTCTGGTGATGAATCTATGGAGGATGAGCCTGAGTCCAAGCAAACCGAATCAGTTACATCTCATGAAGTGGTGGATAAGTCTGAGAAAAACGATATTGTGGATGCTGGGAAAGTGGAAACCCCTGAAAACAAAAGCCATCCACTTGTGGCATCTGACAAGAGAAAGCTTCCTGGTAACG ATCAAGAAGCTGTTGGAAACAATGAGCCTGTGAAAAGGCAACGCAGATGGAACTCTGGGAGTGTTAAAGTTCCTGAAGCACAGGCCACTAATAGCGTGgcaccacccactacaacaccGAGGTCAACTGGTCTGAAGAGTGACTTCTCCCGCTCTGACTCTTCGGTTAGTGAGGATGGACCCAAGGAACGCGTAG TTCCTCCATCATCGAAGGAGCCTACGGATTCACTCAGGATTGATCGTTTCCTTAGGCCGTTCACACTGAAAGCTGTTCAAGAGCTTCTGGGCAAAACTGGAAACGTCACTAGTTTCTGGATGGACAGCATTAAGACCCACTGCTATGTATCT TATTCTTCAGTTGAAGAAGCGGCAGCAACAAGAGATGCAGTGTATAACCTCCAGTGGCCTACCAACGGAGGCCGCCTTCTGACAGCTGAATTTGTTGGATCAGAAGAAGTGAAGGCGAAACTggaacctcctcctcctcctcaggcTAAGCCTCAGCCACAGGCTCAGGCTCCTTCTCGCCCACCAGCAACTACTTTGCCACCACCACCGCCTTTGGCAAAAGCACCTCCAGTCATTGAACGTCTTCCTCCTCCACCTCCTCTAGTTGCTGAGGAACAAGAGGCTCCCATAGTCACTCTGGATGATCTTTTCAAGAAGACAAAAGCTATCCCCAGGATATATTACTTGCCCTTGTCAGATGACCAGGTTGCAGCTAAACTTGCGGCTAATAACAAGAAGTGA
- the LOC106390424 gene encoding hybrid signal transduction protein dokA-like has translation MESGNSSSMQSSSGGGRGGEEEYDSRAVDQSISAFDHHAPSLPPQQQSHLNLLHFDHNNDNNSLILPNYFNNNTFLPVNQQPDPTSQPDLRAFSATSSFPPPNNIGVTKKAKKRSRASRRAPTTVLMTETSNFRAMVQEFTGIPSPPLFNNSVVNTTRLNTFLGLSSSSSPNSYNNNLLLRPFAQQLLPTTSPLLSGSQIHQQYQNPNNGFENINLQSLLQAQISNITSNPRSNNNDQFGQAMLQSASTIPMTTTAVANGNITTGENGGYGGSDHDHNNDSTWLCSSSDQRT, from the coding sequence ATGGAGTCCGGTAATAGTAGTAGCATGCAATCTTCAAGcggcggtggaagaggaggcgAAGAAGAGTATGATTCACGCGCCGTCGATCAATCCATCTCAGCCTTCGACCACCACGCGCCATCTCTACCTCCGCAGCAACAAAGCCACCTTAACCTCCTCCACTTCGACCACAACAACGACAACAACTCTCTAATACTACCAAACTACTTCAACAACAACACGTTCTTACCCGTAAACCAACAACCCGACCCGACATCTCAACCCGACCTCCGTGCCTTCTCCGCCACATCATCATTCCCTCCTCCTAACAACATAGGAGTAACCAAGAAAGCCAAGAAAAGATCACGAGCATCAAGAAGAGCACCAACGACGGTTCTAATGACGGAAACTTCGAACTTCCGGGCGATGGTTCAAGAGTTCACCGGAATCCCATCTCCGCCACTATTTAACAACTCCGTCGTGAACACCACGCGCCTCAACACTTTCCTCGgcctgtcttcttcttcatcaccaaaCTCTTACAACAACAATCTCTTGTTACGACCTTTCGCTCAACAACTCCTCCCAACAACGTCTCCTCTCCTATCCGGATCACAGATTCATCAGCAATATCAAAACCCTAACAACGGTTTCGAGAATATTAATCTACagtctcttcttcaagctcagATTTCAAACATTACTTCAAACCCTAGAAGCAATAATAACGATCAGTTTGGTCAAGCTATGTTGCAGAGTGCATCTACTATTCCTATGACGACAACGGCAGTGGCTAACGGGAACATAACAACCGGTGAAAATGGAGGTTACGGTGGTTCCGATCATGATCATAATAATGACAGTACGTGGTTATGTTCATCTTCAGACCAAAGAACATAA
- the LOC106361362 gene encoding uncharacterized protein LOC106361362 yields the protein MSSIGASYAPLYLMQKQLKEKKMIKREKERADKAQSLAVGEISLDTGRKSNKIYPSRSSYSEHVERPNHKSKI from the coding sequence ATGTCATCCATAGGAGCAAGTTACGCACCATTATATCTTATGCAGAAGCAgctcaaggagaagaagatgataaagAGAGAAAAGGAGAGAGCAGATAAAGCCCAAAGTCTCGCTGTCGGTGAAATCTCTTTGGACACAGGAAGGAAGTCTAACAAAATCTACCCTTCCCGCTCATCTTACAGTGAACACGTAGAGAGACCAAATCACAAGAGTAAAATCTAA